One Oryza glaberrima chromosome 10, OglaRS2, whole genome shotgun sequence DNA segment encodes these proteins:
- the LOC127753331 gene encoding uncharacterized protein LOC127753331 produces MGAGGRWVEEYGRSSSPSSNLQCFLDCTTPAVDTHLLPKANGRFSSDSWHHAEMDSVEYFNLADLWEQYYEWSAYGAGTTVQLYGGERVVQYYVPYLSGIQLYTNKAQTASRSFGEDNGMDYWSDDEDNEKMSRSWSSTSEDSLFNCDAISGNRKRHGHMYFEFFEVCSPYGRIPLVDKVYELSQSYPGLTSLRSVDLSPASWMSVAWYPIYHIPYQRNVKDLSACFLTYHTISSSFQDYALESMVNGKRNDETEKKVSKTHLAPFGLAAHKLQGSLWTNPRTGDRDRMVSLFGAADSWLKQLGVQHHDYNYFITHPM; encoded by the exons acCTGCAGTGCTTCTTGGACTGCACCACCCCCGCCGTCGACACGCACCTCCTCCCCAAG GCGAATGGCCGGTTTTCGAGCGATTCTTGGCACCACGCCGAGATGGACAGCGTCGAGTACTTCAACCTCGCGGACCTATGGGAGCAGTACTATGAGTGGAGCGCGTACGGGGCTGGAACTACGGTGCAGCTGTATGGAGGGGAAAGAGTAGTCCAATACTATGTTCCCTACTTGTCAGGGATACAGCTATATACCAACAAAGCCCAGACTGCATCCAG gaGTTTTGGTGAAGATAATGGCATGGACTATTGGAGCGATGATGAGGACAATGAGAAGATGTCAAGATCTTGGAGTTCAACATCTGAAGACTCATTATTTAACTGTGATGCAATAAGCGGCAATAGAAAACGCCACGGGCACATGTATTTTGAGTTCTTCGAGGTTTGCTCTCCTTATGGAAGGATTCCACTCGTTGACAAG GTGTATGAACTATCCCAGAGCTATCCTGGGTTGACATCCCTGAGAAGTGTTGACCTTTCGCCTGCTAGTTGGATGTCAGTTGCCTG GTATCCCATCTACCATATTCCCTACCAGCGCAATGTGAAGGACTTATCTGCATGCTTCCTAACTTATCATACCATTTCCTCTTCATTTCAAG ATTACGCGCTCGAGAGCATGGTCAACGGGAAGCGAAACGACGAGACGGAGAAGAAGGTCAGCAAGACTCATCTTGCTCCGTTCGGGCTCGCGGCGCACAAGCTGCAGGGTTCTCTCTGGACCAACCCGAGAACAGGGGACCGTGACAGGATGGTCTCCCTCTTCGGCGCCGCGGATTCCTGGCTCAAGCAGCTCGGAGTCCAGCACCATGACTACAACTACTTCATCACTCACCCCATGTGA